One window of Triticum dicoccoides isolate Atlit2015 ecotype Zavitan chromosome 5A, WEW_v2.0, whole genome shotgun sequence genomic DNA carries:
- the LOC119301145 gene encoding coatomer subunit zeta-2, whose product MGEFSKESCPSVKNILLLDSEGKRVAVKYFSDDWPNNASRLTFEKSIFTKTLKTNARSEAEITLLDGYIVVYKFVQDLHFFVTAGDDENELIIANVLQGFADSVGLLLRGDVEKRTALENLDLILLCIDEIIDGGIILETDANTIAGKVATNAADGSVPFSEQTISQALATAREHFARSLLK is encoded by the exons ATGGGGGAATTCTCCAAG GAATCTTGCCCTTCCGTGAAGAACATTTTGCTACTGGATTCTGAGGGGAAGCGTGTTGCTGTGAAGTACTTCTCGGATGATTGGCCGAATAACGCATCTAGGTTGACCTTTGAAAAGTCCATTTTTACTAAAACTCTGAAGACAAATGCACGCTCCGAAG CTGAGATAACATTgcttgatggttatattgttgtttACAAGTTTGTACAAGACCTACACTTTTTCGTCACTGCCGGAGATGATGAGAATGAGCTCATCATAGCAAATGTGCTACAGGGTTTTGCTGATTCGGTTGGTCTTCTACTGAG GGGTGATGTTGAGAAGAGGACTGCACTTGAGAACTTGGACTTGATACTTCTCTGCATTGATGAGATTATTGATGGCGG CATAATTCTTGAAACAGATGCGAACACCATTGCGGGGAAGGTTGCAACCAATGCTGCTGACGGCTCTGTTCCCTTCTCTGAGCAG ACAATATCTCAAGCTCTGGCCACAGCCAGGGAACACTTTGCAAGATCTCTTCTGAAATGA